In the genome of Shewanella glacialimarina, one region contains:
- a CDS encoding S-(hydroxymethyl)glutathione dehydrogenase/class III alcohol dehydrogenase, which produces MSAQFIKSKAAVAWGPGQPLKVEEVDVMYPKAGEVMVRIVASGVCHTDAFTLSGDDPEGVFPAILGHEGGGVVHMVGEGVTSVKVGDHVIPLYTAECGKCKFCTSGKTNLCSAVRATQGKGLMPDGTTRFFKDGEPIFHYMGCSTFSEYTVLPEISLAKVNPIAPLEEVCLLGCGVTTGIGAVLKTAKVQKGDTVAIFGLGGIGLSAIIGATMAGASRIIGIDLNESKFELAKKLGATDCINPKNFDKPIQDVIVEMTDGGVDFSFECIGNVNVMRSALECCHKGWGESVVIGVAGAGQEISTRPFQLVTGRVWRGSAFGGVKGRSELPGIVEQYLAGEFKLDQFITHTMGLEGINDAFDLMHKGESIRSVIHFNK; this is translated from the coding sequence ATGTCAGCACAATTTATAAAATCTAAAGCCGCCGTTGCTTGGGGACCAGGTCAGCCATTAAAAGTGGAAGAAGTAGACGTAATGTACCCAAAAGCGGGTGAAGTGATGGTCCGCATTGTGGCATCAGGTGTTTGTCATACAGATGCTTTCACATTATCAGGGGATGATCCTGAAGGGGTATTCCCGGCTATTTTAGGACATGAAGGTGGCGGCGTAGTTCACATGGTAGGTGAAGGCGTTACCAGTGTTAAAGTGGGTGATCACGTTATTCCACTGTATACCGCTGAGTGTGGCAAGTGTAAATTTTGTACTTCAGGTAAAACCAATTTATGTAGCGCCGTTCGTGCAACTCAAGGTAAAGGTCTAATGCCTGACGGCACTACACGTTTCTTTAAAGACGGTGAACCTATTTTTCATTATATGGGCTGTTCGACATTTTCTGAATACACAGTATTACCGGAAATATCTTTAGCCAAAGTAAACCCTATAGCACCACTTGAAGAAGTATGTTTACTCGGTTGTGGTGTCACTACAGGGATAGGTGCTGTACTTAAAACAGCGAAAGTACAAAAAGGTGATACGGTTGCTATTTTTGGTCTAGGTGGTATTGGTTTATCGGCAATTATTGGCGCAACCATGGCCGGTGCAAGCAGAATTATTGGCATAGACTTAAACGAATCTAAGTTCGAGTTAGCTAAAAAGCTGGGTGCAACTGACTGCATTAATCCTAAAAACTTTGATAAACCCATTCAAGATGTGATTGTTGAAATGACTGACGGCGGCGTTGATTTCTCATTCGAATGTATTGGTAACGTCAACGTAATGCGCAGCGCATTAGAATGTTGTCATAAAGGTTGGGGTGAGTCTGTCGTGATTGGCGTAGCAGGCGCAGGCCAAGAAATATCAACCCGTCCATTCCAATTAGTTACTGGCCGAGTATGGCGTGGTAGTGCATTTGGTGGTGTAAAAGGACGCAGTGAATTACCCGGAATTGTTGAGCAATATCTCGCAGGCGAATTTAAACTAGACCAGTTCATTACCCACACAATGGGGCTTGAAGGCATTAATGATGCATTTGACCTTATGCATAAAGGTGAAAGTATTCGCAGTGTAATTCACTTTAATAAGTGA
- a CDS encoding LysR substrate-binding domain-containing protein has protein sequence MLPWDGVVEFVAVAQTESFTQAASRLGISTAQVSRQVSQLENRLAIKLFYRTTRKVSLTEEGAIYFRHCRQVLDGLEEAERAISSLQHSPQGLIRMTAPVTYGERFVMPIVVDFMAQYPQVEVICELTNKQLDLVDGSYDLAIRLGRLADSSLIAKRLSSRRQYVCASPAYLKQYGVPENLTDLNQHDCLIGTNSHWHFDEQGKEKVIKVQGRLQCSSGMTLLDAAIRGMGVVQLPGYYVNEAIAQGQLTVLLAQYQQAKEGIWALYPQNRHLSAKVRLLVDMLAEKLP, from the coding sequence ATGTTACCATGGGATGGAGTGGTCGAGTTTGTCGCTGTTGCTCAAACAGAAAGCTTTACTCAAGCCGCCAGCCGTTTAGGTATTTCCACCGCACAGGTGAGTCGCCAAGTGAGCCAACTTGAGAATAGGCTCGCAATAAAATTATTCTATCGCACTACACGTAAAGTATCTCTTACTGAAGAAGGCGCGATATATTTTCGCCATTGTCGTCAAGTGTTGGATGGGCTAGAAGAGGCTGAACGGGCTATTTCTAGTTTGCAGCATTCTCCACAAGGGCTCATTAGAATGACAGCACCAGTCACTTATGGTGAACGGTTTGTTATGCCTATTGTGGTAGATTTTATGGCGCAATATCCACAAGTTGAAGTTATTTGCGAATTAACCAATAAACAGCTGGATTTGGTAGATGGCAGTTACGATTTGGCTATTCGATTAGGGCGTTTGGCTGATTCGAGCTTAATTGCTAAACGGCTCAGTAGCCGTCGCCAATATGTTTGTGCTTCGCCTGCTTATCTTAAGCAATACGGTGTGCCTGAAAATTTAACCGATTTAAATCAACATGATTGTTTAATTGGCACTAATAGCCATTGGCACTTTGATGAGCAGGGTAAAGAGAAAGTCATTAAAGTGCAGGGACGTTTGCAATGTAGCAGTGGCATGACGTTATTAGATGCGGCTATAAGGGGCATGGGAGTTGTGCAATTACCCGGTTATTACGTTAATGAGGCAATAGCACAGGGCCAACTGACGGTGTTACTGGCTCAGTACCAACAGGCAAAAGAAGGTATTTGGGCTTTGTATCCGCAAAATAGGCATTTATCTGCCAAAGTGCGTTTATTAGTCGATATGTTGGCTGAAAAATTACCTTAA
- a CDS encoding 3'-5' exonuclease: protein MLLANNVIVLDFETTGLSPDNGDRAIEIGAVKIVDGVIIDTFQSLINPGRRVNAFIEQYTGITNAMLRDAPSCQAVMDKFADFIGDFNLVAHNASFDKKFLDAEFALCKRHYSGQFACSLLLSRRISQQAPNHKLATLVEYHQLPTDGLFHRALADATMTAHLWLHQLTLLSDKSPGIDLAFDTVNKITRMPRAQINRYLTHL from the coding sequence ATGCTGTTAGCTAATAATGTCATCGTACTCGATTTTGAAACCACCGGCTTATCACCTGATAACGGTGACAGGGCGATAGAAATAGGCGCGGTAAAGATTGTTGACGGTGTCATTATTGATACCTTCCAGTCTTTAATCAACCCAGGCAGAAGAGTGAATGCCTTTATTGAACAATATACTGGGATCACTAATGCTATGTTACGTGATGCACCAAGTTGTCAGGCAGTTATGGATAAATTTGCAGACTTTATTGGTGACTTTAATTTGGTTGCTCACAATGCCAGTTTTGATAAAAAATTTCTAGATGCTGAATTTGCCTTATGTAAGCGACACTATTCAGGACAATTTGCGTGCTCATTGTTATTATCACGTCGCATAAGCCAACAGGCACCGAACCATAAACTAGCAACTTTAGTGGAATATCATCAACTGCCAACCGATGGATTATTCCATCGAGCATTAGCAGATGCCACAATGACAGCACATCTATGGTTGCATCAATTAACATTACTTAGTGATAAATCGCCAGGTATTGATTTAGCTTTTGATACCGTCAATAAGATCACTCGAATGCCCAGAGCTCAAATTAATCGATATTTAACCCATTTATAA
- the mnmE gene encoding tRNA uridine-5-carboxymethylaminomethyl(34) synthesis GTPase MnmE, which yields MTTDTIVAQATAPGRGGVGIIRVSGDLASKVATAIIGHIPKTRYAEYCDFNSHDGLVIDQGIALFFKGPNSFTGEDVLELQGHGGQIVLDMLIKRVMEIEGIRIAKPGEFSEQAFLNDKLDLTQAEAIADLIDATSEQAAKSALQSLQGEFSKEVHQLVEQVTNLRLYVEAAIDFPDEEVDFLSDGKIASALYKIIDKLDTVKASAKQGSIIREGMKVVIAGRPNAGKSSLLNALAGKESAIVTEIAGTTRDVLREHIHLDGMPLHIIDTAGLRDTTDTVEQIGIERAWAEIATADRVLFMVDGTTTDAINPHDIWPDFIDRLPPRLGITVIRNKADLSGETLDNTALEGHSVYRISAKTGLGIEDLKQHLKSLMGYQSNLEGGFIARRRHLEALDLAASHLMLGKEQLEVYLAGELLAEELRMCQMALSEITGKFTSDDLLGKIFGSFCIGK from the coding sequence GTGACAACAGATACTATTGTGGCACAAGCTACCGCACCCGGTCGTGGTGGTGTAGGCATTATTCGCGTATCAGGTGACTTAGCCAGCAAAGTGGCCACAGCTATTATTGGTCATATTCCTAAAACCCGTTATGCCGAATATTGTGATTTTAATAGTCATGATGGTCTGGTTATTGACCAAGGTATTGCTTTGTTTTTTAAAGGGCCTAACTCATTTACCGGTGAAGATGTATTAGAGCTACAAGGGCATGGCGGCCAAATAGTATTAGACATGCTCATAAAGCGTGTTATGGAAATTGAAGGTATTCGTATTGCCAAGCCGGGTGAGTTTAGTGAACAGGCATTTTTGAACGACAAGCTTGATTTAACCCAGGCAGAAGCCATTGCTGACCTAATTGATGCCACCAGTGAACAGGCCGCTAAAAGTGCACTGCAATCACTTCAAGGTGAGTTTTCTAAGGAGGTTCATCAGTTAGTTGAACAAGTCACCAACTTACGTTTATATGTAGAAGCCGCGATTGATTTTCCCGACGAAGAAGTCGACTTTTTATCCGATGGCAAAATTGCTAGCGCGTTATATAAAATCATCGATAAACTAGACACTGTAAAAGCCAGTGCTAAGCAAGGGTCCATTATTCGCGAAGGCATGAAAGTGGTTATTGCAGGCCGCCCTAATGCCGGTAAATCAAGTTTACTCAATGCCTTAGCAGGAAAAGAGTCCGCCATTGTCACCGAAATTGCTGGCACTACCCGTGATGTATTACGTGAGCATATTCACCTTGATGGCATGCCACTGCATATCATCGATACTGCGGGTTTACGTGATACCACAGATACCGTTGAGCAAATAGGTATTGAACGTGCCTGGGCTGAAATAGCCACCGCTGACAGAGTGTTATTTATGGTCGATGGCACCACAACCGATGCCATTAATCCACATGATATTTGGCCAGACTTTATTGACCGCTTACCACCAAGATTAGGTATTACCGTTATTCGTAATAAAGCTGATTTAAGTGGTGAAACCTTGGATAACACCGCCCTTGAAGGTCATAGTGTTTACCGTATCTCAGCCAAAACAGGCTTAGGTATTGAAGATCTTAAACAGCATCTTAAATCGTTAATGGGTTATCAAAGCAATTTAGAAGGTGGCTTTATTGCCCGTCGACGTCATTTAGAAGCCTTAGATTTAGCAGCAAGCCACTTAATGCTGGGTAAAGAGCAACTTGAAGTGTATTTAGCCGGTGAATTACTCGCAGAAGAGTTACGTATGTGCCAAATGGCATTATCTGAAATAACCGGTAAATTTACCTCCGATGACTTGCTAGGCAAGATATTTGGTTCATTCTGTATTGGTAAGTAG